From Chryseobacterium sp. IHB B 17019, one genomic window encodes:
- a CDS encoding Pycsar system effector family protein: MNILQKAKDYVEILFKDKLSSVYFYHNFIHTTYTVNKAEEIMKNTSVSKEDQEKVLLALWFHDAGYTESAENHEEKGVGIMKNFLQKENYPESYIDDVTKLILATKITYEPQNLLEKIVKDADCSHFASHDYNDISDALRKEWELTNVRCFSNDEWNAGNLDMLKNKHKFYTDFAKEYWQPLKEKNIKKIEKKLEKEEDKKESSENKKEKESKSDRSVDTLFRVTLNNHTRLSDIADSKANILLSVNAIIISVCLSVLVPKLDTPKNSHLIIPTFLLLFSSVLTIIFAILSTKPNVTKTKFTNQDVADRKVNLLFFGNFNRMIFDDYSYAMKDLIKDREYIYDSMVKDLYYLGKVLDRKYRLLSVTYKIFMAGIIISVLSFGYAFLSL, encoded by the coding sequence ATGAACATTTTACAAAAAGCCAAAGATTATGTTGAAATCTTATTCAAAGATAAGCTATCTTCGGTATATTTTTATCATAATTTTATACATACTACGTATACAGTCAACAAGGCTGAGGAAATTATGAAAAATACATCTGTTTCCAAAGAAGACCAGGAGAAAGTATTATTGGCACTTTGGTTTCACGATGCGGGATATACAGAATCAGCTGAAAATCATGAAGAAAAAGGAGTTGGAATTATGAAGAATTTTCTTCAAAAAGAAAATTATCCCGAAAGCTATATTGATGATGTTACAAAACTAATTTTGGCAACAAAGATCACTTATGAACCTCAAAACCTTTTGGAAAAAATTGTAAAAGATGCAGATTGCAGCCACTTTGCAAGCCATGATTACAATGATATTTCAGATGCTTTAAGGAAAGAATGGGAACTTACGAATGTAAGATGTTTTTCTAATGATGAATGGAACGCAGGAAATCTCGATATGCTGAAAAATAAGCATAAATTTTATACTGATTTTGCAAAAGAATACTGGCAACCTTTGAAAGAGAAAAATATTAAGAAAATTGAGAAAAAACTAGAAAAAGAAGAAGATAAAAAAGAAAGCTCTGAAAACAAAAAAGAAAAAGAATCAAAATCAGACAGAAGTGTCGATACTTTGTTTAGAGTTACGTTGAATAACCATACAAGATTGAGTGATATTGCCGATAGCAAAGCCAATATTTTGCTTTCCGTAAATGCGATTATCATTTCGGTTTGCCTTTCTGTTTTGGTTCCGAAACTGGATACTCCTAAAAATTCTCACTTGATTATTCCAACTTTTTTGCTGTTGTTTTCAAGTGTTTTGACGATTATTTTTGCCATATTGTCTACGAAACCAAACGTTACAAAGACAAAATTTACCAACCAGGATGTAGCGGACAGAAAAGTAAATCTTTTATTCTTTGGGAATTTTAATAGAATGATTTTCGATGATTACAGCTATGCAATGAAAGATTTAATCAAAGATCGTGAGTATATTTACGATTCTATGGTGAAAGATTTATACTATTTGGGAAAGGTTTTAGATAGAAAATACAGGCTTTTGTCCGTTACGTATAAAATTTTTATGGCAGGAATTATTATTTCAGTATTATCTTTTGGTTATGCGTTTCTATCACTTTAA